A single window of Anopheles moucheti chromosome 2, idAnoMoucSN_F20_07, whole genome shotgun sequence DNA harbors:
- the LOC128310016 gene encoding uncharacterized protein LOC128310016, which produces MKNVLSSVYLSTSILHACSAIPIPYVHTGHHDAVILGVLACLGLGSFIMGFCIFCKKKSGKFKKFKDGDIIQEVIATEYPILKALNVLDTSVPCAVIPSSPNNLSTDNLLDKIETYQIDVDHPHDSYCTRRSDPLTCTYDEFDPNDESDERTERTATTATVEPVAGDEPLLFSDIFDESLERSEKCNLTAVSVALPTSSGEEDDEGLPPPRSDAEDEDERRPLVSDDSIDEAAATTATTITVTATMAQSADAISIEEALRALDIAIEGEEDEDEDEGQATPLNESDESLSPSIYSEPPSDKVLRREDVEQQAAELVDDVLYKCQYMLQMMDANGSNLSPLEADEFSPTNSRGNIFDGWGNLELDGNVSFAAVDDDNDDEWWKGSMEPFEGEDSGWNRAGNDPFQDDHTFDLLRQQLSQLLPQGNECGGGAARTENDHDQALGGSPKAFDQGGIHDYERPERETEENEIIINYNRSLSPILEENEDEISLPPSISVAHCSNIVESTIISTEGPVVCEATESVPALARRSSLTASNDTLFNLEDVLEDRCMTPQDDTFPASSHASPRTLLVETSGDASGLEKLYTFSSRLMSSAAASSLGANSLDDHLLHHHPQRHHVLLSSICLDDLSVGDIMESPPPPPPLPSALAVGGGGGANGGNSAGGLLMAETKQDLPSSA; this is translated from the exons ATGAAGAACGTTCTATCGAGTGTTTACCTTTCCACGAGCATACTGCACGCCTGTAGTGCAATACCGATCCCGTACGTGCATACAG GACATCATGACGCTGTAATCCTCGGGGTGCTAGCATGTCTTGGCCTTGGTTCGTTCATAATGGGGTTTTGTATTTTCTGCAAAAAGAAGAGTGGAAAATTTAAG AAATTTAAGGATGGAGACATCATACAAGAGGTGATTGCAACGGAATACCCCATACTGAAGGCTTTAAATGTACTAGACACATCTGTACCGTGTGCTGTCATCCCGTCGAGTCCCAACAAC ctttccACTGATAATCTTCTCGATAAGATTGAAACCTATCAGATCGATGTAGATCATCCGCACGATTCGTACTGTACGCGTAGAAGCGATCCGCTGACTTGTACGTACGATGAGTTCGATCCGAACGATGAATCGGATGAACGTACCGAACGGACTGCTACTACTGCGACCGTTGAACCGGTGGCCGGCGATGAACCCCTTCTGTTTTCCGATATTTTTGATGAATCGCTGGAACGGAGCGAGAAGTGTAATCTCACGGCGGTTTCGGTAGCGTTGCCGACCTCCTCAGGTGAGGAAGATGACGAGGGGTTGCCACCACCACGGTCGGACGCAGAGGACGAGGACGAACGTCGCCCGCTGGTCAGTGACGATAGTATAGACGAAGCGGCAGCCACAACGGCCACCACCATTACGGTCACAGCAACGATGGCACAGTCAGCAGACGCTATCAGCATTGAGGAAGCGTTGCGTGCGCTAGATATTGCGATCGAGGGCGAAGAAGACGAGGATGAGGACGAGGGCCAAGCCACACCGTTGAACGAAAGCGACGAATCGCTGTCACCGTCCATCTACTCAGAACCACCCTCGGACAAGGTGCTTAGGCGGGAGGATGTTGAACAGCAGGCAGCAGAACTGGTCGACGATGTGCTCTACAAATGTCAGTATATGCTGCAGATGATGGATGCTAACGGGAGCAACCTTTCTCCGTTGGAGGCGGACGAATTTTCGCCCACCAACTCCCGGGGGAACATATTCGACGGATGGGGAAATTTGGAGTTGGACGGAAACGTGTCGTTTGCCGCGGTGGATGACGATAACGATGATGAGTGGTGGAAAGGATCGATGGAACCGTTCGAAGGCGAGGACAGTGGGTGGAATCGTGCTGGTAACGATCCATTCCAGGACGATCACACGTTTGATCTACTTCGTCAACAGTTGAGCCAACTGCTACCCCAGGGCAAT GAGTGTGGCGGGGGAGCTGCTCGCACCGAGAATGATCACGATCA GGCTCTCGGTGGAAGTCCTAAAGCGTTTGACCAGGGCGGCATACACGATTACGAGCGGCCTGAACGAGAGACGGAGGAAAACGAAATCATCATCAACTACAACCGTTCACTGTCGCCCATTTTGGAGGAAAACGAAGACGAAATTAGCTTGCCACCGTCGATCAGTGTCGCACACTGCTCCAATATTGTGGAGAGTACGATAATCAG CACCGAGGGTCCTGTGGTGTGCGAAGCAACCGAATCTGTGCCAGCCCTTGCCAGACGAAGCTCTCTCACTGCGTCGAACGATACGCTGTTCAACCTGGAAGACGTACTGGAGGATCGTTGCATGACACCACAGGACGATACATTCCCTGCGAGCAGCCATGCGTCGCCCCGGACGCTGCTGGTCGAGACCAGCGGAGACGCTAGTGGATTAGAAAAATTATACACCTTCTCATCACGACTCATGTCATCGGCGGCGGCATCTTCGCTCGGTGCCAACAGTTTAGATGACCATCTACTTCATCATCACCCACAACGGCATCACGTACTGCTTTCGTCCATCTGTCTGGATGACTTAAGCGTGGGTGATATTATGGaatcgccaccaccaccgccaccccTACCATCCGCCCTCgcggtcggtggtggtgggggtGCCAACGGTGGCAACAGTGCTGGCGGATTACTCATGGCCGAAACCAAACAGGATCTTCCCTCATCGGCCTAG
- the LOC128298117 gene encoding 60S ribosomal protein L11 isoform X1, whose amino-acid sequence MAAKDVKEATKPASGKDKAKNIMRDLRIRKLCLNICVGESGDRLTRAAKVLEQLTNQTPVYSKARYTVRSFGIRRNEKIAVHCTVRGAKAEEILERGLKVREYELRRDNFSQTGNFGFGIQEHIDLGIKYDPTIGIYGLDFYVVLGRPGYNVAQRRRKTGKIGFIHRLTKEDAMKWFQQKYDGIILNSKAK is encoded by the exons ATG GCAGCGAAGGATGTGAAAGAGGCCACCAAGCCCGCATCGGGCAAGGACAAGGCGAAAAACATCATGCGAGATTTGCGTATCCGCAAGCTCTGCCTGAACATTTGCGTCGGTGAGTCCGGTGATAGGCTGACACGTGCCGCCAAGGTGCTGGAACAGTTGACCAACCAGACGCCCGTCTACTCGAAGGCACGATACACCGTGCGTTCGTTCGGTATCCGCCGTAACGAAAAGATTGCCGTCCATTGTACGGTGCGCGGTGCCAAGGCGGAGGAGATCCTCGAGCGCGGTCTGAAGGTGCGCGAGTACGAGTTGCGTCGTGATAACTTCTCGCAGACCGGCAACTTCGGGTTCGGTATCCAGGAACACATCGATCTCGGCATCAAGTACGATCCAACGATCGGTATCTATGGATTGGACTTCTACGTTGTTCTCGGTCGCCCAG GATACAACGTTGCCCAGCGACGACGCAAGACTGGCAAGATTGGTTTCATCCACCGCCTCACCAAGGAAGATGCGATGAAATGGTTCCAGCAAAAGTATGACGGAATCATTCTGAACAGCAAGGCGAAGTAA
- the LOC128302084 gene encoding 26S proteasome regulatory subunit 7, giving the protein MPDHLGDDMRKVKGDNKEVEPEIEALDEVDIELLKTYGQGQYHKSIKQIDEDIQKAMKQVNELTGIKESDTGLAPPALWDLASDKQILQNEQPLQVARCTKIINADSDDPKYIINVKQFAKFVVDLADSVAPTDIEEGMRVGVDRNKYQIHIPLPPKIDPTVTMMQVEEKPDVTYSDVGGCKEQIEKLREVVETPLLHPEKFVNLGIEPPKGVLLFGPPGTGKTLCARAVANRTDACFIRVIGSELVQKYVGEGARMVRELFEMARSKKACLIFFDEIDAIGGARFDDGAGGDNEVQRTMLELINQLDGFDPRGNIKVLMATNRPDTLDPALMRPGRLDRKVEFGLPDLEGRTHIFKIHARSMSVERDIRFELLARLCPNSTGAEIRSVCTEAGMFAIRARRKVATEKDFLEAVNKVIKSYAKFSATPRYMTYN; this is encoded by the exons ATGCCGGACCATCTAGGTGACGATATGCGTAAGGTGAAAGGCGACAACAAAGAGGTAGAACCCGAAATCGAAG cTTTGGATGAGGTCGATATTGAACTACTGAAGACCTAT GGCCAAGGGCAGTACCATAaatcgatcaagcagatcgatGAGGATATCCAGAAGGCGATGAAACAGGTGAACGAACTGACGGGAATTAAGGAAAGCGATACCGGTCTTGCACCACCCGCCCTGTGGGATTTGGCTTCGGATAagcaaattttacaaaatGAACAACCGCTGCAG GTGGCTCGTTGCACCAAGATCATTAATGCTGATTCTGACGATCCGAAGTACATCATCAACGTGAAGCAGTTTGCTAAGTTTGTCGTCGATTTGGCTGATTCCGTGGCACCGACTGATATCGAGGAAGGAATGCGCGTGGG TGTCGATCGTAACAAGTATCAAATTCACATCCCATTGCCTCCGAAAATCGATCCTACCGTGACGATGATGCAGGTGGAGGAGAAACCGGACGTAACGTACAGCGACGTCGGTGGATGTAAAGAGCAGATTGAGAAGCTGCGAGAAGTCGTGGAAACGCCTCTCTTGCATCCGGAAAAGTTTGTCAACCTCGGTATCGAACCGCCGAAGGGTGTGCTACTGTTCGGTCCACCCGGTACCGGCAAAACACTGTGCGCTCGGGCCGTTGCCAACCGTACCGATGCGTGCTTCATTCGTGTGATTGGTTCCGAGCTGGTGCAGAAGTACGTCGGCGAAGGTGCCCGTATGGTGCGTGAACTGTTCGAAATGGCACGTTCGAAAAAAGCTTGCCTGATATTCTTTGATGAAATCGATGCGATTGGTGGGGCGCGTTTCGATGATGGCGCTGGTGGTGACAATGAAGTGCAGCGAACGATGTTGGAGTTGATCAACCAGCTGGATGGATTTGATCCTCGCGGAAACATTAAGGTACTGATGGCTACGAATCGACCGGACACGCTCGACCCGGCACTGATGCGTCCGGGCCGTTTGGATCGTAAGGTGGAGTTTGGTCTGCCGGATCTGGAAGGGCGTACGCATATATTCAAAATTCACGCCCGTTCAATGTCGGTCGAACGAGATATTCGGTTTGAGCTGTTAGCACGATTGTGTCCCAACTCGACCGGTGCCGAGATTCGATCGGTGTGCACTGAGGCTGGTATGTTTGCTATTCGGGCACGCCGCAAGGTGGCAACAGAAAAGGACTTCCTCGAGGCGGTAAACAAAGTCATTAAGAGTTACGCCAAGTTCAgcgctacgcctaggtatatGACTTACAATTAG
- the LOC128298100 gene encoding cystathionine gamma-lyase isoform X2: protein MAVVPPISMSTTFKQHGPGQHAGFEYGRSGNPTRDVLERCIASLDNGRFGLTFSSGLGATTTIITMLQNGDHIVAGDDLYGGTNRLLRNVALKMGIEVDFVDLTKLPLVEQAIKPNTKLFWMETPTNPLLKVVDIRAVSEIAHKQPGIVVVVDNTFLSSYLQRPLDLGADVVMYSLTKYMNGHSDVIMGAMVTNDELVYERLKFLQNAAGIVPSPFDCYLVNRSLKTLALRMERHKSNSLAIAKFLEAHPNVERVLHPGLESHPQHELAKRQTYGHSGIMSFYIRGGLEESSAFLKALQVFTLAESLGGYESLAELPSVMTHASVPLEHRQVLGITDGLVRLSVGLEDVDDLISDLKQALAKV from the exons ATGGCCGTTGTTCCTCCGATCAGCATGAGCACCACGTTCAAGCAGCATGGTCCGGGACAACATGCG GGTTTCGAGTACGGACGTAGCGGCAATCCAACGCGAGATGTACTGGAACGTTGCATTGCCTCCCTTGACAATGGCCGTTTCGGGCTTACGTTTTCTTCCGGGCTTGGTGCAACGACGACGATTATTACGATGCTGCAGAATGGTGACCACATCGTGGCCGGTGACGATCTGTACGGCGGCACGAACCGTCTGCTGCGCAACGTTGCGCTGAAGATGGGTATCGAGGTGGACTTTGTCGATCTTACGAAGCTGCCGCTGGTGGAGCAGGCTATCAAACCGAACACGAAACTGTTCTGGATGGAGACGCCTACCAATCCACTGCTGAAGGTGGTGGATATACGCGCGGTGTCCGAGATTGCTCACAAGCAACCGGGT attgtggtggtggtggacaaTACATTCCTGTCGTCGTACCTTCAACGGCCACTAGATTTGGGTGCGGATGTCGTTATGTACTCGCTCACCAAGTACATGAACGGTCACTCGGACGTCATTATGGGTGCCATGGTTACCAACGACGAGCTCGTGTACGAACGTTTGAAGTTCTTGCAAAATG CTGCCGGAATTGTGCCATCACCGTTCGATTGCTATTTGGTCAATCGTAGCTTGAAAACACTCGCCCTGCGCATGGAACGTCATAAGAGCAATTCGCTGGCTATTGCCAAATTCCTGGAAGCCCACCCGAACGTGGAACGGGTGCTACATCCGGGACTGGAAAGTCATCCACAACACGAACTGGCCAAGCGTCAAACGTACGGCCACAGTGGCATCATGTCGTTCTACATCCGCGGTGGACTCGAAGAGTCCAGCGCCTTCCTGAAGGCACTGCAGGTGTTTACGCTCGCGGAAAGCCTTGGCGGATACGAAAGTTTGGCCGAATTACCGTCCGTCATGACGCACGCCTCTGTCCCACTGGAACATCGTCAGGTGCTTGGCATAACCGATGGATTGGTGCGTTTATCCGTCGGTTTGGAAGATGTGGATGATCTGATCAGCGATTTGAAGCAAGCGTTGGCGAAGGTGTAA
- the LOC128298117 gene encoding 60S ribosomal protein L11 isoform X2, with protein sequence MVIADVKEATKPASGKDKAKNIMRDLRIRKLCLNICVGESGDRLTRAAKVLEQLTNQTPVYSKARYTVRSFGIRRNEKIAVHCTVRGAKAEEILERGLKVREYELRRDNFSQTGNFGFGIQEHIDLGIKYDPTIGIYGLDFYVVLGRPGYNVAQRRRKTGKIGFIHRLTKEDAMKWFQQKYDGIILNSKAK encoded by the exons GATGTGAAAGAGGCCACCAAGCCCGCATCGGGCAAGGACAAGGCGAAAAACATCATGCGAGATTTGCGTATCCGCAAGCTCTGCCTGAACATTTGCGTCGGTGAGTCCGGTGATAGGCTGACACGTGCCGCCAAGGTGCTGGAACAGTTGACCAACCAGACGCCCGTCTACTCGAAGGCACGATACACCGTGCGTTCGTTCGGTATCCGCCGTAACGAAAAGATTGCCGTCCATTGTACGGTGCGCGGTGCCAAGGCGGAGGAGATCCTCGAGCGCGGTCTGAAGGTGCGCGAGTACGAGTTGCGTCGTGATAACTTCTCGCAGACCGGCAACTTCGGGTTCGGTATCCAGGAACACATCGATCTCGGCATCAAGTACGATCCAACGATCGGTATCTATGGATTGGACTTCTACGTTGTTCTCGGTCGCCCAG GATACAACGTTGCCCAGCGACGACGCAAGACTGGCAAGATTGGTTTCATCCACCGCCTCACCAAGGAAGATGCGATGAAATGGTTCCAGCAAAAGTATGACGGAATCATTCTGAACAGCAAGGCGAAGTAA
- the LOC128298100 gene encoding cystathionine gamma-lyase isoform X1 yields the protein MAQSSNNDGFLPQPKGFATKAIHVGQDAEQWTSMAVVPPISMSTTFKQHGPGQHAGFEYGRSGNPTRDVLERCIASLDNGRFGLTFSSGLGATTTIITMLQNGDHIVAGDDLYGGTNRLLRNVALKMGIEVDFVDLTKLPLVEQAIKPNTKLFWMETPTNPLLKVVDIRAVSEIAHKQPGIVVVVDNTFLSSYLQRPLDLGADVVMYSLTKYMNGHSDVIMGAMVTNDELVYERLKFLQNAAGIVPSPFDCYLVNRSLKTLALRMERHKSNSLAIAKFLEAHPNVERVLHPGLESHPQHELAKRQTYGHSGIMSFYIRGGLEESSAFLKALQVFTLAESLGGYESLAELPSVMTHASVPLEHRQVLGITDGLVRLSVGLEDVDDLISDLKQALAKV from the exons ATGGCCCAATCAAGCAA CAACGATGGTTTCCTTCCCCAGCCGAAGGGATTCGCCACCAAGGCGATACACGTTGGGCAGGATGCGGAGCAGTGGACCAGCATGGCCGTTGTTCCTCCGATCAGCATGAGCACCACGTTCAAGCAGCATGGTCCGGGACAACATGCG GGTTTCGAGTACGGACGTAGCGGCAATCCAACGCGAGATGTACTGGAACGTTGCATTGCCTCCCTTGACAATGGCCGTTTCGGGCTTACGTTTTCTTCCGGGCTTGGTGCAACGACGACGATTATTACGATGCTGCAGAATGGTGACCACATCGTGGCCGGTGACGATCTGTACGGCGGCACGAACCGTCTGCTGCGCAACGTTGCGCTGAAGATGGGTATCGAGGTGGACTTTGTCGATCTTACGAAGCTGCCGCTGGTGGAGCAGGCTATCAAACCGAACACGAAACTGTTCTGGATGGAGACGCCTACCAATCCACTGCTGAAGGTGGTGGATATACGCGCGGTGTCCGAGATTGCTCACAAGCAACCGGGT attgtggtggtggtggacaaTACATTCCTGTCGTCGTACCTTCAACGGCCACTAGATTTGGGTGCGGATGTCGTTATGTACTCGCTCACCAAGTACATGAACGGTCACTCGGACGTCATTATGGGTGCCATGGTTACCAACGACGAGCTCGTGTACGAACGTTTGAAGTTCTTGCAAAATG CTGCCGGAATTGTGCCATCACCGTTCGATTGCTATTTGGTCAATCGTAGCTTGAAAACACTCGCCCTGCGCATGGAACGTCATAAGAGCAATTCGCTGGCTATTGCCAAATTCCTGGAAGCCCACCCGAACGTGGAACGGGTGCTACATCCGGGACTGGAAAGTCATCCACAACACGAACTGGCCAAGCGTCAAACGTACGGCCACAGTGGCATCATGTCGTTCTACATCCGCGGTGGACTCGAAGAGTCCAGCGCCTTCCTGAAGGCACTGCAGGTGTTTACGCTCGCGGAAAGCCTTGGCGGATACGAAAGTTTGGCCGAATTACCGTCCGTCATGACGCACGCCTCTGTCCCACTGGAACATCGTCAGGTGCTTGGCATAACCGATGGATTGGTGCGTTTATCCGTCGGTTTGGAAGATGTGGATGATCTGATCAGCGATTTGAAGCAAGCGTTGGCGAAGGTGTAA